One genomic window of Actinoalloteichus hoggarensis includes the following:
- a CDS encoding beta-class carbonic anhydrase, which yields MRVTDELLRNNKAYSESFGLKLPLPPALKLTVVACMDSRLDVFEMLGLRLGDAHIIRNAGGVITDDMIRSLVISQRMLGTEEIILIHHTDCGMLTFSDDELKSEILAETGIKPEWAAEAFDDLDGDVRQSLKRIQTNPFIQHKNVRGFVFDVETGALREVV from the coding sequence ATGAGAGTCACCGACGAGCTGCTCAGGAACAACAAGGCCTATAGCGAGTCCTTCGGCCTCAAGCTGCCGTTGCCGCCCGCCCTGAAACTCACCGTGGTCGCCTGCATGGACTCCAGGCTCGACGTGTTCGAGATGCTGGGCCTCCGGCTGGGCGACGCCCACATCATCCGCAACGCGGGCGGCGTCATCACCGACGACATGATCCGCTCCCTGGTGATCAGCCAACGGATGCTGGGCACCGAGGAGATCATCCTCATTCACCACACAGACTGCGGAATGCTCACGTTCAGCGATGACGAGCTGAAGTCCGAGATCCTCGCGGAGACCGGTATCAAGCCGGAATGGGCCGCCGAGGCCTTCGACGATCTCGACGGCGACGTGCGACAGTCGCTCAAGCGCATCCAGACCAACCCCTTCATTCAGCACAAGAACGTTCGGGGATTCGTCTTCGACGTCGAGACCGGAGCACTGCGCGAGGTCGTGTGA
- a CDS encoding phosphatidate cytidylyltransferase codes for MVVAGEKNAAPGIESGGLREPSASTTQDVVLVPAVKPASKTGRNLGAAVLVGLLLGAAILASLLWARHLFIVVIGAAVAVSTVETATAFRRARGIKVALTPLLVGGQAMLWVSWPFGLDGVLTAFVLTVLACLLWRVPGGSENYLRDVAGSIFVAAYIPLFATFAALLVLPEDGVLRVIAFMLVVIGSDTGGYAVGALLGRHPMAPRISPKKSWEGFAGSLIAGVAAGLIVVTLLLGGQWWHGALFGVALVATATLGDLLESLVKRDIGVKDMGTLLPGHGGLMDRMDSLLPSAMVAWVLLNWFVPVA; via the coding sequence ATGGTGGTGGCTGGTGAGAAGAATGCGGCACCGGGGATCGAATCCGGCGGTCTGCGCGAACCTTCTGCGTCGACGACGCAGGACGTCGTTCTGGTTCCGGCGGTGAAGCCTGCGTCGAAGACGGGACGCAACCTCGGTGCCGCGGTGCTGGTCGGTCTGCTGCTCGGCGCCGCGATCCTGGCGTCGCTGCTGTGGGCACGACACCTGTTCATCGTGGTGATCGGCGCGGCGGTGGCCGTGTCGACGGTGGAGACGGCCACCGCGTTCCGTCGGGCCCGGGGCATCAAGGTCGCCCTGACTCCGCTGCTGGTCGGCGGGCAGGCGATGCTGTGGGTGTCGTGGCCCTTCGGCCTGGACGGCGTTCTGACGGCGTTCGTGCTGACCGTGCTGGCCTGTCTGCTCTGGCGGGTGCCGGGCGGTTCGGAGAACTATCTCCGCGACGTCGCGGGTTCGATCTTCGTGGCCGCCTACATCCCGTTGTTCGCGACCTTCGCCGCGCTGCTGGTGCTCCCCGAGGACGGGGTGCTGCGGGTGATCGCCTTCATGCTCGTGGTGATCGGCTCGGACACCGGAGGCTACGCGGTCGGTGCTCTGTTGGGCAGGCATCCGATGGCGCCGCGGATCAGCCCGAAGAAGTCCTGGGAGGGCTTCGCGGGCTCGCTGATCGCGGGCGTCGCCGCCGGTCTGATCGTCGTCACCCTGCTGCTGGGCGGCCAGTGGTGGCACGGCGCCCTGTTCGGCGTCGCCCTGGTGGCGACGGCGACGCTGGGAGACCTGCTGGAGTCGCTGGTCAAGCGGGACATCGGGGTCAAGGACATGGGCACGTTGCTGCCCGGTCACGGGGGTCTGATGGACCGCATGGACTCGCTGCTGCCGTCGGCCATGGTCGCCTGGGTGCTGTTGAACTGGTTCGTCCCCGTCGCCTGA
- a CDS encoding GlsB/YeaQ/YmgE family stress response membrane protein, which produces MGILGWIVLGLLAGAIAKAIMPGKDPGGIIMTMILGVVGALLGGWVGSALFGTGTEDFFSIQTWIVAILGSIVLLAIYRMVVGRRGSPRAHA; this is translated from the coding sequence ATGGGCATCCTCGGTTGGATCGTGCTGGGGCTTCTGGCAGGCGCCATCGCCAAGGCCATCATGCCAGGAAAGGACCCCGGCGGCATCATCATGACGATGATCCTCGGAGTGGTCGGCGCCCTGCTGGGCGGCTGGGTGGGAAGCGCTCTCTTCGGCACCGGCACGGAGGACTTCTTCAGCATCCAGACCTGGATCGTCGCCATTCTCGGCTCGATCGTCCTCCTGGCCATCTATCGCATGGTCGTCGGACGCCGCGGCTCGCCTCGGGCGCACGCCTGA
- a CDS encoding ABC transporter substrate-binding protein — translation MASEQDGRPAVRIARLWDGSSPRLSRRSMLRSMAFFALAAQGAAACGVGAAPPTADSAAPDGSPARNDVDEPVLNFYNWTDYIDEDTIPGFQEETGIRVVYDNFSSNDELEAKIASGAAGYDLVVPTDNFLRRFLRSDLLRPLDHDLLTNLDNLGSRFRTADYDSGNRFSVPWAWGTTGLAYSPARLDTEVTSLSAFDLPSAQGRSILLDEARDGLALGMLALGHDPNSTDPAELDEAVDFLLELKSGLGQITSDVIEPLSSGQAPLAQAYSGDVFQAQEVNPDLVYVIPEEGGLSWVDVLCIPKDAPHAENAHRFIDHILRPEVGARLAEAVQYGSPNDAALPLIDEALRNDPLVYPPEDELARLPFTADLGPEVEARYADAWTRVKTG, via the coding sequence ATGGCATCCGAGCAGGACGGACGACCGGCGGTGCGTATCGCACGACTGTGGGACGGGAGCAGCCCGCGCCTGTCCCGTCGGTCGATGCTGCGATCGATGGCCTTCTTCGCGCTGGCCGCGCAGGGCGCGGCTGCCTGCGGGGTGGGCGCCGCGCCGCCGACCGCCGACTCCGCCGCGCCGGACGGGTCGCCTGCGCGTAACGACGTCGACGAGCCGGTGCTCAACTTCTACAACTGGACCGACTACATCGACGAGGACACCATTCCCGGTTTCCAGGAGGAGACCGGCATCCGCGTCGTCTACGACAACTTCAGCTCCAACGACGAGCTGGAGGCCAAGATCGCGTCCGGAGCGGCGGGGTACGACCTGGTGGTCCCGACCGACAACTTCCTTCGCCGGTTCCTGCGTTCGGACCTGCTGCGTCCCCTCGATCACGACCTGTTGACCAACCTCGACAACCTCGGAAGTCGATTCCGTACGGCGGACTACGACTCGGGAAACCGGTTCTCCGTGCCGTGGGCCTGGGGCACGACGGGGCTGGCCTACTCGCCCGCCCGGCTGGATACGGAGGTGACGAGTCTGTCCGCCTTCGACCTGCCGTCGGCGCAGGGGCGCAGCATCCTGCTCGACGAGGCACGCGACGGTCTGGCGCTCGGGATGCTGGCCTTGGGACACGATCCCAACTCCACCGACCCCGCCGAGCTGGACGAGGCGGTCGACTTCCTGCTCGAACTCAAGAGCGGACTCGGTCAGATCACCTCGGACGTCATCGAGCCGCTGTCCTCCGGCCAGGCGCCGCTGGCCCAGGCCTATTCCGGGGACGTGTTCCAGGCTCAGGAGGTCAATCCGGACCTGGTCTATGTGATCCCGGAGGAAGGCGGTCTGTCCTGGGTCGACGTGCTGTGCATTCCGAAGGACGCGCCGCATGCCGAGAACGCCCACCGGTTCATCGATCACATCCTGCGGCCGGAGGTGGGGGCGCGGCTGGCCGAGGCCGTGCAGTACGGCAGTCCCAACGACGCCGCTCTGCCGCTGATCGACGAGGCGCTGCGGAACGACCCGTTGGTCTATCCGCCCGAGGACGAGCTGGCGAGGCTCCCGTTCACCGCTGATCTCGGACCGGAGGTGGAGGCCCGCTACGCGGACGCCTGGACCAGGGTGAAGACGGGGTGA
- a CDS encoding DUF2631 domain-containing protein, with protein sequence MEKRPATTVDPHEEPSAEWGWHGGFPVGTRVAGWVGALSVFAMLIGNHEGRTEDLWLIFLGAGMVATLIWDQVRRRTSWRN encoded by the coding sequence GTGGAGAAGCGTCCCGCCACGACCGTCGACCCCCATGAGGAGCCCTCGGCCGAATGGGGCTGGCACGGCGGCTTCCCCGTCGGCACGCGAGTGGCGGGCTGGGTGGGTGCGCTCTCCGTGTTCGCCATGCTGATCGGCAACCACGAGGGCCGCACCGAGGACCTCTGGCTGATCTTCCTCGGTGCGGGCATGGTCGCCACGCTGATCTGGGACCAGGTGCGCCGCCGGACGTCGTGGCGGAACTGA
- a CDS encoding ABC transporter permease, whose amino-acid sequence MNVSSRRASRRRGDGGAGGGGVERTSAGRSGGEHHGAEQARPAARRTARRGTGPRRGVRRPWRLGTAAAAVYVFLYAPILWLALVSFNDSRTLSTLTGFSLRWYAELANDERVVSALLLSLRLAAASAVIATVIGTLAAFGLRRAFRGRGLWTTLLALPLVVPEVVLGVSLLAFCVQLMGIPLGFGALLLAHVTFSLSYVVVVVRARLAGLDPRIEEAAADLGADPLTRWRTVTLPLIAPAVGAGAAFAFVLSFDDVVTSGYLTGVGSTTLPVFVYGQARRGVSPEVVALSTAMVAASAALLLLGVLVTVVRARRAGRSAARDVLASAS is encoded by the coding sequence GTGAACGTGTCGTCGCGACGCGCCAGCCGCCGACGGGGCGACGGGGGCGCCGGGGGCGGGGGTGTCGAGCGGACGAGCGCCGGTCGGAGTGGCGGCGAACACCATGGCGCCGAGCAGGCCCGCCCGGCGGCCCGGCGCACGGCTCGGCGTGGAACCGGCCCGCGCCGAGGCGTCCGGCGGCCCTGGCGGCTCGGTACGGCGGCGGCGGCGGTCTACGTCTTCCTTTATGCGCCGATCCTGTGGCTGGCGCTCGTCTCGTTCAACGACTCGCGAACGCTGAGCACCCTCACCGGTTTCTCGCTGCGTTGGTATGCGGAGCTGGCGAACGACGAGCGGGTGGTGTCGGCGCTGCTGCTGTCGTTGCGGCTGGCGGCGGCGAGCGCGGTGATCGCCACCGTGATCGGGACGCTGGCGGCCTTCGGGCTGCGTCGGGCGTTCCGGGGGCGGGGTCTATGGACGACGTTGCTGGCCCTGCCACTGGTGGTCCCCGAGGTGGTGCTGGGCGTGAGCCTGCTGGCCTTCTGCGTGCAACTGATGGGTATTCCGCTCGGCTTCGGTGCGCTGCTCCTCGCGCACGTCACCTTCTCCCTCAGCTACGTCGTGGTCGTGGTGCGTGCCAGGCTGGCAGGCCTGGACCCGAGGATCGAGGAGGCCGCCGCCGACCTGGGCGCCGATCCGCTCACGCGCTGGCGCACGGTGACGCTGCCCCTGATCGCGCCCGCCGTCGGGGCGGGCGCGGCCTTCGCCTTCGTGTTGTCCTTCGATGACGTCGTCACCTCGGGTTACCTCACCGGAGTCGGCTCGACGACGTTGCCGGTGTTCGTCTACGGACAGGCCAGGCGCGGGGTGTCCCCCGAGGTGGTGGCGTTGTCGACCGCCATGGTGGCCGCCTCGGCGGCGCTGCTGCTGCTTGGTGTGCTGGTGACCGTGGTGCGGGCCCGGCGGGCGGGCCGGTCGGCCGCGCGGGACGTCCTGGCCTCGGCTTCGTGA
- a CDS encoding M50 family metallopeptidase — protein MAFAIGVILFALGIGISIALHEFGHLAAAKAFKMKVTEYFVGFGPKIFSFRRGETEYGLKAIPAGGYCRIVGMTALEEVDPSETTRAMYNKPVWQRVIVLSAGSLVHFVLGFLILLIMAFSMGLPNIDGRASVGVISDCVSDQDPATGQLVPCAPGDPAPARDAGIQPGDEIIAVGGTATPLYTDVLEQTRDAEGPTEFTIVRGGEEQTVTVDVATVARLPLDGGEELESVGAVGLGQAATFHYEGLAAVPATVDFTGTMFVETFQRLLELPERIPALFTAIFGGERDMNTPVSVVGASIIGGDAVDQGLWELFLLLLATLNFFVGVFNLLPLLPLDGGHIAVNVYERARDMVRGWRGKPRGGPVDYTKLLPITYAAVVVGGAFVLLTLTADIVNPLRLTQ, from the coding sequence GTGGCCTTTGCAATCGGGGTCATCCTGTTCGCGCTGGGGATCGGCATCTCCATCGCGTTGCACGAGTTCGGCCACCTCGCCGCCGCCAAGGCCTTCAAGATGAAGGTGACCGAGTACTTCGTCGGTTTCGGCCCGAAGATCTTCTCCTTCCGGCGCGGTGAGACCGAGTACGGGCTCAAGGCCATTCCGGCGGGCGGCTACTGCCGGATCGTGGGAATGACCGCGTTGGAGGAGGTCGACCCGAGCGAGACGACCAGGGCGATGTACAACAAGCCGGTCTGGCAGCGGGTCATCGTGCTCTCGGCCGGCTCGCTGGTGCACTTCGTCCTCGGCTTCCTGATCCTGCTGATCATGGCCTTCAGCATGGGGCTGCCCAACATCGACGGCCGGGCCTCCGTCGGTGTGATCAGCGATTGCGTCAGCGATCAGGACCCGGCCACCGGGCAGCTCGTGCCCTGCGCGCCCGGCGACCCGGCGCCCGCCCGCGACGCGGGCATTCAGCCGGGGGACGAGATCATCGCCGTGGGGGGCACCGCGACCCCGCTCTACACGGACGTCCTCGAACAGACGCGCGACGCCGAGGGGCCGACCGAGTTCACCATCGTCCGCGGTGGCGAGGAGCAGACGGTGACCGTGGACGTCGCCACCGTCGCGCGGCTGCCCCTGGACGGCGGGGAGGAGCTGGAGTCCGTGGGGGCCGTCGGTCTCGGCCAGGCCGCGACCTTCCACTACGAGGGCCTGGCCGCCGTGCCTGCCACCGTCGACTTCACCGGCACCATGTTCGTCGAGACCTTCCAGCGCCTGCTGGAGCTGCCGGAGCGGATCCCCGCCCTGTTCACCGCCATCTTCGGCGGTGAGCGCGACATGAACACCCCGGTGAGCGTCGTCGGAGCCAGCATCATCGGCGGCGACGCGGTCGATCAGGGCCTGTGGGAGTTGTTCCTGCTGCTCCTGGCCACGCTGAACTTCTTCGTCGGCGTGTTCAACCTGCTGCCGCTGCTGCCGCTGGACGGCGGGCACATCGCGGTCAACGTCTACGAACGGGCCCGGGACATGGTGCGGGGCTGGCGGGGCAAGCCCCGCGGCGGCCCGGTGGACTACACCAAGCTGCTGCCGATCACCTATGCGGCGGTCGTGGTCGGCGGTGCCTTCGTGCTGCTGACCCTGACGGCGGACATCGTCAATCCCTTGCGGCTCACCCAGTAG
- a CDS encoding class I SAM-dependent methyltransferase: MAFWSVRAGGVPSAEVLPSPNIWRWPKVYEVENQAQDREQVLFDALRESFDWTGRDVLDVGCGDGFHLPILARDARSVVGVEPHPPLVRRARRRVAGLDSVRVSAAGAQRLPLPDESVDLVHARTAYFFGPGCEPGLREAERVLRPGGAVAIIDLDATRHAYGSWMRADLPRYSPAEVEDFFAGEGFDCRRVDTWWRFDDRESLAAVLRIEFSGRVAARAIAQTPGLALPVGYRLHVRRRPAAVLLP; encoded by the coding sequence ATGGCCTTCTGGTCCGTGCGGGCGGGCGGGGTCCCGTCGGCCGAGGTGCTGCCGAGCCCGAACATCTGGCGCTGGCCGAAGGTCTACGAGGTGGAGAACCAGGCTCAGGACCGTGAGCAGGTGCTCTTCGACGCGCTGCGGGAGTCCTTCGACTGGACCGGGCGCGACGTTCTCGACGTCGGTTGTGGCGACGGCTTCCACCTGCCGATCCTGGCGCGTGACGCGCGGTCGGTGGTCGGCGTGGAGCCGCACCCGCCGCTGGTTCGTCGGGCACGCCGCCGGGTGGCCGGGCTCGACTCGGTCCGAGTGTCGGCGGCAGGGGCGCAGCGGCTCCCGCTGCCCGATGAGAGCGTCGACCTCGTGCACGCGAGGACGGCGTACTTCTTCGGCCCCGGCTGTGAGCCCGGTCTGCGGGAGGCGGAGCGGGTGCTGCGCCCCGGCGGGGCCGTCGCGATCATCGATCTGGACGCCACCAGGCACGCCTATGGGAGCTGGATGCGGGCGGACCTGCCCCGATACTCGCCTGCCGAGGTGGAGGACTTCTTCGCGGGAGAGGGCTTCGACTGCCGCCGGGTGGACACGTGGTGGCGGTTCGACGACCGGGAGAGCCTGGCCGCCGTTCTGCGTATCGAGTTCTCGGGGCGGGTGGCGGCGCGGGCGATCGCCCAGACGCCGGGGCTTGCCCTGCCCGTCGGCTACCGGTTGCATGTCCGTCGTCGGCCTGCTGCCGTGCTGCTTCCGTGA
- a CDS encoding ABC transporter permease, with the protein MSGRPARRGFSSGLAAAGQLGPATVWLVLFLLVPLALVVQFSFATRDTGAARAVLPWTTLPYRTALDPAFLPIFWRTLVYATVTTLACLLLAFPLAWFIARHGGRFRTVLLALVLIPFWASYLARVYAWKALLDGDGPINRLLSVVGLGRDGGFLLTDTAVVLGLTYGFLPFMVLPLYVACVRFDHQLVEASYDLGHGRLATFFRVVLPGVLPGILAGSLLVLVPAAGDFVTPSLLGGVDQTTFGSVVDDQFGGGNNWPLGSAMAVLLLVLVVVALLARGRRGEDVL; encoded by the coding sequence GTGAGCGGGCGGCCTGCGCGGCGTGGGTTCTCGTCCGGGCTGGCGGCGGCGGGTCAACTCGGGCCCGCGACGGTGTGGCTGGTCCTGTTCCTGCTGGTTCCGCTGGCCCTCGTGGTGCAGTTCAGTTTCGCGACCAGGGACACCGGCGCGGCGAGGGCCGTGCTGCCGTGGACGACGCTGCCGTATCGAACGGCGCTCGATCCGGCGTTCCTGCCGATCTTCTGGCGCACCCTGGTCTATGCGACCGTGACCACGCTGGCATGCCTGTTGTTGGCGTTTCCGCTGGCGTGGTTCATCGCCCGGCACGGCGGCCGGTTCCGTACGGTGCTGCTCGCACTGGTGCTGATCCCGTTCTGGGCGAGCTACCTGGCCCGGGTCTATGCGTGGAAGGCGCTGCTCGACGGCGACGGACCGATCAACAGGCTGCTCTCCGTCGTGGGTCTCGGGCGGGACGGCGGCTTCCTGCTCACCGACACGGCGGTGGTGCTGGGCCTGACCTATGGGTTCCTGCCGTTCATGGTGCTGCCGTTGTACGTGGCCTGTGTGCGTTTCGATCACCAGCTCGTCGAGGCCTCGTACGACCTGGGGCACGGCAGGCTGGCGACCTTCTTCCGCGTCGTGCTGCCCGGGGTCCTGCCGGGGATCCTCGCGGGTTCACTGCTGGTCCTGGTGCCCGCGGCAGGTGATTTCGTGACGCCGAGTCTGCTCGGCGGTGTCGATCAGACCACCTTCGGCAGCGTCGTCGACGATCAGTTCGGCGGCGGGAACAACTGGCCGCTGGGTTCGGCGATGGCGGTGCTGCTGCTGGTCCTGGTGGTCGTCGCCCTGCTGGCGCGTGGGCGCCGGGGAGAGGACGTCCTGTGA
- the dxr gene encoding 1-deoxy-D-xylulose-5-phosphate reductoisomerase produces the protein MSAMHAFATSDGPATRRDVLLLGSTGSVGVQALEVARLDPARFRVVGLAAGGGDPAALAAQALEFGVDAVAVARGTAVEDLQLACYAEAQRRGYSRGEFRMPRILAGPRAAVELIETTPADVVLNAIDGSRGLAPTLAALRTGAMLALANKESLIAGGSLVVGAAKPGQLVPVDSEHSALAQALRGGRADEVDRLVVTASGGPFRGRTRAELADVTVEQAMAHPTWSMGPVITVNSATLVNKGLEVIEAHLLFDVPYDRIDVVVHPQSIVHSMVTFVDGSTLAQASPPSMTLPIAVALGWPDRVPGAARPCRFDEAGSWTFEPLDDVAFPAVRLAKAAGAAGGCLPAVYNAANEEAVAAFLRGRTDFTAIVDTVTEVLSEADGWRADPADIDDVSAAENWARARAGELLGAAVGGASAERD, from the coding sequence ATGTCGGCGATGCACGCTTTCGCGACTTCAGACGGTCCCGCCACTCGACGTGACGTCCTCCTGCTGGGCTCCACCGGCTCGGTGGGCGTCCAGGCGCTCGAAGTGGCCCGCCTCGACCCGGCGCGGTTCCGGGTCGTCGGACTGGCGGCGGGCGGAGGTGACCCAGCCGCACTGGCCGCCCAGGCGTTGGAGTTCGGCGTCGACGCCGTGGCGGTAGCTCGTGGGACCGCCGTGGAGGACCTTCAGCTCGCCTGTTACGCCGAGGCGCAGCGCCGGGGTTACTCGCGGGGCGAGTTCCGGATGCCGCGCATCCTGGCCGGGCCGCGGGCCGCCGTCGAGTTGATCGAGACGACGCCCGCCGACGTGGTGCTCAACGCGATCGACGGCTCCCGAGGGCTCGCCCCGACCCTTGCCGCGCTGCGGACGGGCGCCATGCTGGCGCTGGCGAACAAGGAGTCCTTGATCGCGGGCGGGTCGCTCGTGGTGGGCGCGGCGAAGCCGGGACAGCTCGTGCCGGTGGACTCCGAGCACTCGGCACTGGCCCAGGCGTTGCGGGGCGGCCGGGCCGACGAGGTGGACCGCCTGGTCGTCACCGCGTCGGGCGGCCCGTTCCGCGGGCGGACGCGGGCGGAGCTGGCCGACGTCACGGTCGAACAGGCGATGGCCCACCCGACATGGTCGATGGGGCCGGTCATCACCGTGAACTCCGCCACCCTGGTGAACAAGGGGCTGGAGGTCATCGAGGCGCATCTGCTGTTCGACGTGCCCTACGACCGGATCGACGTGGTGGTGCACCCGCAGTCGATCGTCCACTCCATGGTGACCTTCGTCGACGGCTCCACCCTCGCTCAGGCGAGTCCGCCCAGCATGACGCTGCCCATCGCGGTGGCGCTCGGCTGGCCCGATCGCGTTCCGGGTGCGGCGCGGCCCTGTCGGTTCGACGAGGCCGGCTCGTGGACCTTCGAGCCGTTGGACGACGTCGCCTTCCCCGCCGTGCGGCTGGCGAAGGCGGCGGGCGCGGCGGGCGGCTGTCTGCCCGCGGTGTACAACGCCGCCAACGAGGAGGCGGTCGCGGCGTTCCTACGAGGTCGCACCGATTTCACCGCCATCGTGGACACTGTCACCGAGGTGCTGAGCGAGGCGGACGGCTGGCGGGCCGACCCCGCCGACATCGACGACGTGTCGGCGGCCGAGAACTGGGCCAGGGCTCGCGCCGGCGAACTTCTGGGTGCCGCCGTCGGCGGCGCCTCGGCTGAAAGGGACTGA
- a CDS encoding ABC transporter ATP-binding protein → MTDESAEFHPREQRTPDTYAPVAVALSGVTRSYGDQVVLDDLSLRVHEGEFFSILGPSGSGKTTLLRMIAGFADPERGSIELDGVDMVGVPPYRRDVNTVFQSYALFPHLDVWNNVAYALRRKGLRGGELRRRVGEHLELVQLSGFARRRPHQLSGGQQQRVAVARALAARPRVLLLDEPLGALDAQLRGRMQVELMRIQREVGTTFLYITHDQEEALVLSHRLAVLAGGRIRQVGYPEDVYERPATRFVASFLRSSATGTTNILDSEVVGHDAAANLLELAVGAGARLRAALPAEATARPGSRVTLTVRPEKVHVYDVDGAVAPPAGWCLLPGTVVDIVYTGVSTQYLVQVPAAGGSTLVAFVQNTRRISDAGGPGQPVLLAWEPEHSVLLAEDADLDGHGPAQAGS, encoded by the coding sequence GTGACCGACGAGTCGGCGGAGTTCCATCCTCGAGAACAGCGCACACCCGACACCTATGCCCCCGTCGCGGTCGCGCTGTCCGGAGTCACCAGGAGTTATGGGGACCAGGTCGTGCTCGACGACCTCTCGCTGCGGGTGCACGAGGGGGAGTTCTTCTCGATTCTCGGCCCCTCCGGAAGCGGCAAGACGACGTTGTTGCGCATGATCGCCGGCTTCGCCGATCCGGAACGTGGAAGCATCGAGCTCGACGGCGTCGACATGGTCGGAGTGCCGCCGTATCGACGCGACGTCAACACCGTCTTCCAGTCGTATGCGTTGTTCCCCCACCTGGACGTGTGGAACAACGTGGCCTACGCACTGCGGCGTAAGGGGTTGCGAGGCGGCGAGCTGCGACGTCGGGTCGGCGAACATCTGGAGCTCGTCCAGTTGTCCGGCTTCGCCCGACGCAGGCCGCACCAGCTCTCGGGAGGACAGCAGCAGCGGGTCGCGGTGGCCAGGGCGTTGGCCGCGCGACCGAGGGTGCTGCTCCTCGACGAGCCGCTCGGCGCGCTGGACGCGCAGCTTCGCGGTCGGATGCAGGTCGAGTTGATGCGGATTCAACGCGAGGTGGGCACGACGTTCCTCTACATCACCCACGATCAGGAGGAGGCCCTGGTCCTCTCGCATCGGCTGGCCGTGCTCGCCGGCGGGCGTATCCGGCAGGTCGGGTACCCGGAGGACGTCTACGAGCGGCCTGCCACCCGATTCGTCGCGAGCTTCCTACGTTCTTCGGCGACAGGGACGACCAACATCCTGGACAGCGAGGTCGTCGGTCATGACGCGGCAGCGAACCTGCTGGAGCTGGCGGTGGGGGCGGGCGCCCGGCTGCGTGCGGCGCTGCCTGCCGAGGCGACGGCTCGGCCGGGCAGTCGAGTGACGCTGACGGTCCGGCCGGAGAAGGTGCACGTCTACGACGTCGACGGAGCGGTCGCGCCGCCCGCCGGCTGGTGCCTGCTGCCGGGCACCGTGGTCGACATCGTCTATACCGGCGTGTCCACCCAGTACCTGGTGCAGGTTCCCGCGGCGGGCGGCAGCACCCTCGTGGCGTTCGTGCAGAACACCCGGCGGATCAGCGACGCGGGCGGACCGGGACAGCCGGTTCTACTGGCCTGGGAGCCGGAACACAGCGTGTTGCTGGCGGAGGACGCGGACCTCGACGGCCATGGCCCGGCACAGGCGGGGTCATGA
- the rlmN gene encoding 23S rRNA (adenine(2503)-C(2))-methyltransferase RlmN: protein MTALPLVFDAPRRGLPPRHLADLAAADRKAAVAELGEKPFRAAQLAHHYFGRLSTDAESMTDIPAASRDRLVSELLPTLFTPVRDVTTDEGTTRKTLWRAHDGTLVESVLMRYTDRATVCISSQAGCGMACPFCATGQGGLQRNMSTAEIVDQVRAAAAVMRDGMMPGGPGRLSNVVFMGMGEPLANYKRVVAAVRRICDPAPDGLGLSQRSVTVSTVGLASAIRKLADEGLQVTLAVSLHTPDDELRDTLVPVNTRWTVAEVLEAARYYADRTGRRVSIEYALIRDVNDQPWRADLLAKLLRRHLGQLVHVNLIPLNPTPGSKWDASPKPVEREFVRRVQEGGVSCTVRDTRGQEIAAACGQLAAEG, encoded by the coding sequence ATGACTGCGCTACCTCTCGTCTTCGACGCACCGCGCCGCGGCCTGCCGCCGCGCCACCTCGCCGACCTCGCCGCCGCCGACCGCAAGGCCGCCGTGGCGGAGCTGGGGGAGAAGCCCTTCCGGGCCGCCCAGCTGGCCCACCACTACTTCGGTCGGTTGAGCACCGACGCGGAGTCGATGACCGACATCCCGGCCGCCAGTCGGGATCGTCTGGTCAGCGAGCTGCTGCCCACGCTGTTCACTCCGGTGCGGGACGTGACCACCGACGAGGGCACCACCCGGAAGACGCTGTGGCGGGCCCACGACGGCACTCTCGTCGAGAGCGTCCTGATGCGCTACACCGATCGAGCGACGGTGTGCATCTCCAGCCAGGCGGGCTGCGGGATGGCCTGTCCGTTCTGCGCGACCGGCCAGGGCGGGCTGCAGCGCAACATGTCGACGGCGGAGATCGTCGATCAGGTGCGGGCCGCCGCCGCGGTGATGCGGGACGGGATGATGCCCGGCGGCCCGGGCAGGCTGTCCAACGTCGTCTTCATGGGCATGGGTGAGCCGTTGGCCAACTACAAGCGAGTGGTCGCCGCGGTACGTCGGATCTGCGACCCGGCTCCGGATGGTCTCGGGCTGTCTCAGCGCTCGGTGACGGTGTCGACCGTGGGGCTCGCGTCGGCGATCCGCAAGCTCGCCGACGAGGGCCTCCAGGTGACGCTGGCCGTCTCGCTGCACACGCCCGATGACGAGCTGCGGGACACGCTGGTACCGGTGAACACCCGGTGGACGGTGGCCGAGGTGCTGGAGGCGGCCCGGTATTACGCGGACCGCACCGGCAGACGGGTGTCCATCGAGTACGCGCTCATCCGTGACGTGAACGACCAGCCGTGGCGGGCCGACCTGCTGGCGAAGCTGCTGCGCCGCCATCTCGGTCAGCTCGTGCACGTGAACCTGATCCCGCTGAACCCGACGCCGGGGAGCAAGTGGGATGCCAGCCCGAAGCCGGTGGAACGGGAGTTCGTCCGCCGCGTCCAGGAGGGCGGGGTCAGCTGCACGGTGCGAGACACCAGGGGACAGGAGATCGCCGCCGCCTGCGGGCAGCTTGCGGCCGAGGGCTGA